The Dokdonia sp. 4H-3-7-5 genomic interval TGACTACCCTGTTGCATTTGCGCCAGTTTATTAAGATCACTAGCGACTACTTGTAGTACTCTAGGATATCCTCCTGTAGTCTGACAGTCATTCATTAAAAAAATTAATTTACCAGAGGGTGTAAGCTGTACTGTTCCTGGTATAACGGGACTTGTATATATACCTTTTAGCGTGTTTGGTAAAGGCTCAACAAGTTGTATTGCCATCCTATTCCATAAGTTTGAAACCGTAAATACATGATCACTTAATTGTTGTTGCTGGTTGTAAGTGAGCTTTGAAAACTCAGGCCCCTGATAAACTTTAATAGTAACTACAGATGAATGTATTACCCCAGATTGTGATTGCATCTTGAGATGTGCACCTTTTGATTTGCCATATTTCGAGATACCTAAAGGTAGCTCCATCCCTACGGTGAGCTTTCCTTCTGGTGTAAGTGGGTAATACCAGCTTTTACTACCAAGTATTGTTTGAGAATCTAGTCCTCCTGCAAAAGCGAGATAGCTTCTAGATCCTCCGTTTATTTTAGACATTTTTAATACTTGTTTGGCTTTCGCCAAAACAGGAACGCCTTCCATTACCTGAGCCCCATCTAGCGTAGCTCCTGCATTGCTACCAGTAATTACAAAGTTGACATCATGATTGAATACTATAGTAGGCCCCAGCAAAGTACACTCTAGCATTGCTGCATGAGGTATATTATTGAGAATAGCATTTGCAATCATAAAAGCATGTTTATCCATAGCACCACTTTGTGGAACTCCTAGATGCGCGTAACCTTCTCTACCATTATCTTGGACAGTTGTATAAAATCCCGGGTGCAGTATGGAAATAGAAGGTTTCATAAATTATTAGACATTGCTATCTTCTCAAAATCAGCCTCATTAATGGCATAAAATTTAATTATATCGCCTGCCTTGAACAGACCAGGTGTTGCTTTTGTTGCGTCAAATAACAAAATAGGAGTTCTGCCAATGACATGCCAGCCACCAGGACTATCTTGAGGATAAATACCAGTTTGAGTTCCTCCGATGGCAACACTTCCTTTTGCTATTGAGCGCGAGGGAACGGATTTTCTGTCAAGATGTAATCTATCATCGAGATTTTCTAAATATGGAAAACCGGGTAAAAACCCTAAGAAGTAAATGGGATACTCTCTACTTGTATGAATTTCTATAATTTCAGGTATTGTACATTTCACTTGGCTTGCATACTCCTTTAAATCCGGAGCAAACCTATTACTATAACAAACAGGGATTTTATATAATACACTATTATAATCACTGTTTAACACCGGAATATTGAGCACCGTAGAGATTTGATGAACTAAAGCGTCTATGCTAGTATCCTTAGATATACATTTCTTTACTAGAAGCTCATTATATGTATGCACTAGCTCAACATTAAGAAGCTTTGATAGAGTCGCTTTTTTAATGAGCAGCCAATTCAAAAGATCCTGAGAAGGAGGACTTTCTATTTGAATTAATAACGAATAGTCTCCTAACCTACTAATATGAAAATTATACTGGCACATCACTTTATTAAAATATGCTCTTGAGCAAAAGCCTGGTGAATTTCTTTTACAATCTGTAATGCATTTTCTGTATCGCCGTGGACGCAAAGTGTATCTACGTCAAAAGGAAGTGTAAGATTGTTGATTGTTTTTAGTTGGCGCTTCTTTACCATTCGTAATACGTGAGGTAAGACTGCATTATGAGATGTTAATACCGCAGCTGGTGAACTACGAGATACTAGTGAGTAATCATCATTATAATTTCTATCTGCAAAACCTTCTATGCTTATAGCTAGTTTTGAAACAGCTAGCGATGCGATTACAGAATTATGAGGTACGTAGAGCACAAGACGGTCATCTATCTCAAGTATGGTATCTATAATGAGATGAGCTATTTCTTCATTTTTGGCAGCTTCGTTATATAACGCACCATGTGGTTTTACGTGATGTACGTGTTGTCCACTTTTTGCTGCTAAACTAATAAGAAGTTTAATTTGAGAAGTTATTGACTCTTTTAAAAGTTCATAAGAAATAGTCATTGCCTCACGACCAAAATTCTTGCGATCCGGGTAACTGGGATGAGCACCAATTTTCACATTAGATATTTTCGCGAAAGCGAGAACTTCCAACATCGTTGCTGTATCTCCCGCATGACCACCGCAAGCGATGTTACAAGAGCTCAAATACGGTATTAACTGAGCCTCGTTCCCTACACCTTCACCTACATCGCTATTGAGATCTATATGCATCATAATAGTCCAAATACTTTTAAGATAGTGCGCGCACCTAGCACAAAAACAACTAACCAAATAACGATTGAAATTCCATTTTGAAGTGATGAGTTTACATAATTACCTAGTACATCCCGTTTATTTACTATCCAGATTAAGTAACCAGCAATTATAGGTAATAAGACACCATTTGCTACTTGTGCAAACTGAATAATCTCTACAGGGCTGTACCCTATAGATGAAAAAACAATGCCTAGTATAAGAATTGTAAGCCAGACTGCTCTAAACTTAGCTGATTTAAGATCTCGTTTCCACCCTAAACAACCTTGCACAACATACGCCGCTGCAAGAGGTGCTGTAATAGCAGAGGTTAAGCCGGCTGCTCCTAATCCTAACCCAATAAAATACCTCGCATAATCTCCGAATAGAGGCTCTAGGCTTTGAGCAAGATCTGCTGCATTTTTTATCTCACTTCCCTGTATGGCTGCTGCACAAATGATGATTGCCATACTAACCAAACCTCCTAAAATTACTGCAACAATAGTATCACGACGTGCAGCTGGTAAATCTGACGCATTGCGCCACTTCTCACTAACTAATGAGGCATGTAAAAATAAATTATAAGGAACTACGGTAGTACCTACCAGTGCAACTATAGTGAGTAAGCTACCATCTGGAAAAGATGGAATAAAACTACCTTTTAAAACAGCTAGTATATCTGGCTTTGTTACAAATGCCGTTGTTACAAAAGCTATACTCATGATAATAACAAGTGTGACCAGTATGCGCTCTAGCACTTTGTAATTTCCAACAAATAGGATGATGCTAGCGAGGATTCCTAGCACTAAAGACCAACTATTAATATCCAAAGTACCCACGCTTAATGAGCTCGAAAAACCGAGTGCTTCTATACCTAGAACGCCTCCACTTATATTACCTGCCTCATATGCTGCATTGCCTATCGCTATAGCGCTAAGCATTAAGATAACGGCAAAAGTTTGTGTAATTTTATTTGATAATGAATCTCTTATAACGCCGGCTAATCCTTTACCAGATACAAGACCTATGCGAGCTGCCATTTCTTGCAACACTATGGTAGCTATAATGGATAATACCATAGCCCATAATAAAGTAAATCCATAGGCAACTCCTGTAATTGTACATACAGTGACTGTTCCCGGACCTATAAAGGCGGCAGCTACTAATACACCAGGACCTGATAATTTGAATTTATTATTCATCGATTGCAATCAATATATTGTAATGATCTATATGATAATCACAAAGTACGGAGAACACTTGATATAATAACCTACGGTAATTTATTTTTAAAGAGTACACTAAAAATAGAACCCTCGCCTTTTACACTAGAAACACTTATCTCATCACCCATGTCTTCTATTTGGTTTTTGGTCATAAATAAGCCTAAACCTTTTGCGTCTTCATTACGGTGAAATGTTTTATAAAGTCCAAATAGCTTACCTCCATTTGCATTGAGATCAAGGCCTAATCCATTATCCTCTACAGATAATAACAAGTCATTTATGGATATCATCTCCGCATTAATTTTTACGATAGACTGCCTATTACTATCACTATACTTAACCGCATTTGATATTAGATTAAACAAAATACTTTCTAGATATGCAGCATTATAAGTAATCTGGATATCATTAGGAATATCACAGATTACAACAACATCTTTCTCAGTTATTTGAGCTTGAAGTGTATTGATTGTTTTATCTATATATTCTCTCAAGAGAATAAGCTTTGGAGTATCAGATAAGCTTCTATTTGAAGAAGCTATATCATTAAGATTATTTATTGTACCACTTAAACCGTCTGAGATATCATTGAGGTAAGGAGCTAACTCTTTCTTCTCCTCTGGACTCTCGGCATCATCTATGAGCTGTAGAATACTTTTGAGATTTCCTGCATGTGTTCTTAGGTTATGTGATACGATGAGAGCAAAGTTTTTAAGGCGTCCATTATGACTTTCTATAAGTTTATTCTTGCTAAGAATGTCTTCTTCAAACTCCTTCATCGCTGTAATATCAACATGAGTTCCTATCATGCGCGATGGCTTTCCTTTTTCATCCCACTCTACAGCCTTGCCCTTATCTTGAATCCACTTATATGTCCCGCTTGAAGAAAAAATACGATGTTGCCCTGAATAGTATTTAGTACGTCCCTCAAAGTATGCATTCATATCATCAAAATACATTTGCTTATCATCTGGATGTACTTTATCTGTCCATGTACTATCGCTTAGCAGTATACTATCTCTAGGAATCTCTAAAAATTCTAATGACTTGTCTGAGTAATAAACTTCATCATTTTTAATATCCCAATCCCAAACTCCTATTTCTGATCCTTCGAGAGCAAACTCAAATCGATCCTTAACTCTAAGCAATTCTAACTGAGTATTTTTCATCTCAGTAATATCTGTGGCATAACCATGCCAGCTTACTACATTCTCAGAAAGCTTTTCTGGTGTGGCATGTATATTTACCCATCCGTGAGCCCCTGATGGCAAAAGAAATCTAAATTGCTGAATCCAAGGATTAAAGGTTCTCATAGATTCATAAATAGCATCTAGAACCAATTTTCTATCATCTATATATATTAAATCGGAAACTACATGCGCATTATCTTGAAGATATTCTAGTGTGAGACCATACAGTGATTCTGCATTCTCTGTAATAAAGGGAAATGAATATTTTTTAGACCGCTTATCGAATTCAATTCTAAAGAAAAAACCTTCTACTTGATCTAAGAATTTCTTGAAACTATTGAGGCTTACTGCCTCGTGAGCGGTCTGGTCTAGAGATTTTTTTTGTGATATCATAGTAAGGGGGTGCTATCATGTTAAACAAAGATATTGTTTAATAAAAAGCAACACTCTTACCGTTATCATAAATTAAAAAAATACCAAAATCATCGATTAAATACAATATTAATCGATAAAGTGCAAATATAGATAGTTTATGAATTAACTAGTTATGAAAATATTAACCCAACCATCCATCACGATCTAAGCTTCTATATTGTATTGCTTCAGAAATATGAGTACCTGTTACGATAGCGGCACCTTCAAGATCTGCTATGGTTCTTGATACTTTCAAAATACGATCATAAGCCCTAGCAGATAGATTTAAACGTTCCATCGCAGTTTTTAATAACTCTTTTGATGCATCGTCAAGTGCGCAATATTTTCTTATTTGCTTCACATTCATCTGAGCGTTATAATTGGTTTTTACGCTTTCGCGAAAGCGTTCTACCTGTAATTCTCTCGCTGCAGTTACACGTTTACGTATGTCAACACTTGACTCTGCCTTCGTCTCATCACTAAGCTTTTCAAAAGGAACAGGCGTTACCTCAATATGTATATCAATTCGATCTAGTAAAGGTCCAGATATTTTACTTAGATAGCGCTGCATCTCTGCAGGGCTACTAGTAACCGGAGCATTAGGATCATTAAAATAGCCTCCCGGACTAGGATTCATACTCGCTACGAGCATAAAACTAGAAGGATAAGTAACCGTAAATCGCGCTCTGGATATAGTAACTTCTCTATCTTCGAGTGGCTGTCTCATCACTTCTAATACCGAACGCTTAAATTCTGGTAATTCATCTAAAAATAGTACGCCATTGTGAGATAAAGATATCTCACCAGGTTGAGGGTAAGCTCCGCCACCTACGAGTGCAACATCACTAATAGTATGATGCGGACTTCTAAAAGGGCGCTCAGACATAAGACCTTGATGCTCCTTAACTCGCCCTACTACAGAATGAATCTTAGTAGTTTCCAGCGCTTCTCGCAATGACATGGGAGGTAAAATACTAGGTAATCTTTTACTAATCATGGTTTTACCAGATCCTGGTGGCCCTATGAGTATGATATTATGCCCTCCTGCTGCAGCAATTTCCATACAACGCTTTATAGATTCTTGTCCTTTTACATCTGCAAAGTCAAACTCTGGATGCTCAAGATTTTTATAAAACTCGGCTCTAGTATCTATAACCGTAGGTTCAAGAGGTGTCCCTTTATCAAAAAAGGCAATTACTTCACTTATATTTTCTACTCCGTAAACATCAAGTCCATCTACTATAGCTGCCTCTTTTGCATTTTGAGCGGGTAAAATAAACCCTTTATATCCTTCTTCTCTTGCTTTTATGGCTATGGGCAAAGCTCCTTTTATAGGTTGTAAACCTCCATCGAGAGAAAGTTCTCCCATAAGGATATATTTCTCTACCTCATCTCCCTTAATTTGTTCGGTGGCAATAAGTATACCTGTAGCAAGAGGTAAGTCATATGCAGATCCTTCTTTACGTAAATCTGCGGGTGACATATTAAGAATAAGTTTCTTCCCTGGTATCTTGTAGCCATTATTCTGTAATGCTGCTGCAATACGATAGCTGCTTTCCTTAATTGCGTTATCTGGTAGCCCTACAAGGTGGTAACCTACTCCTTTATCTACATTTACCTCTATTGTAATTGTAGTAGCATCTACCCCAAAAACAGCACTTCCATAAACTTTAGTTAGCATCTAATCAATTGTTTGCATAAATATAGGTAATACTCTGGTAATCAAACCCTACAATTTCAACAAGCTGTTTTAGGGGCAAACACCCCTACATCATCTTGTAAAATCCCCCTATTTTTACAGTACATAAAGGGATTCTTAATTCAATTATCAAAAAACTATACTCAATAAATCATATTAAGAATATAACAATACGATAGACATTATTTAGGGGTGAAAGGCATCTCTGCGCTCGCAGAGGTGCTTTTCTTTTTTAAATCATTAAAAATTACCTTTTTAGAATAAAATATTATCGCTAAGTAAAAAATGTAAGTTATATTTGGCGCTCCTAAGAAATTAGGGGACTGTGAGCTATTCATTTAGCTATCATGAATTTAGGGGTGAAAGGCATCCCTGCTTAGCAGGGGTGTTTTTCTTTTTAAAACTATACTTTACACAAAAAAGCCTGAGAAATTAGTTTCTCAGGCTTTTTTGATTATTGTGATTATTGATTAGTACTCTTATTTGGTAAGAATATTAAATTCAATTTTTGAAGAGTGGAACACGCTATGTGTTTGTTTAGTAAAATCTTCTTCTTTTGCCTCAAAGATATTATCCACATACGTTTGCGGATTTAAATCTATAAGAGGAAACCATGTGCTTTGTATTTGTACTTGCAATTTGTGTCCCTTCTTAAAAGTATGAAGCACGTCTTGTAGCTTAACAAAAACCTCATCTTTCTCTCCGGCAACAAATGGTTGAGGGCGCTCAAAGCTCTTTCTAAAACGACCGCGCATTACCTCACTACGTACCATCTGGTGATATCCTGCCATCTCTACACCTTCTTCTGTTTCTTGAGTATTAGGAACATCATCTGGGTACACATCAATAATTTTTACAATCCAATCTGCAGATGTTCCTGTAGTGGCTACATTAAGTTTTGCCATGATGTCTCCTACTAGCGTCAAATCATCATCAAGTACCGGTGTTTCATATACCAATACATCCTCACGCGCTGCAGCAAATCGCTGATCGTCAGACATGTATTTACGTGGTGTAAATACCATCTTTTTACCTTCTGCATACGGAACTGGGTTTGCTGGGTCACTTACAAACTTCTCTGCATCGTATTTACTGGAAGGGCTTCCAGTAAGTGCATTATCTTTTCCTAAGAAGAATGAAGCCGGCATAGCCTTTTTAGGTGGCCATTGTTCAAAAGAGTTCCACTCTTTACTTCCTGAATCAAATATATGTGCTTCTGGCAATCCTGTAGCTCCGTCTTTATCACCACCCTTTAAGAAGTGATTAAAGAATTTTGTCTCAATATCTCTTTGAAAATAATCTGAAATATTATCACCAAAATATACATTACCCACTGCTTGTCTCGGCTTATTACGAGCCCAGTCTCCATGACTCCAAGGTCCAAAAACAACCGTATTGTAATTATTACTGCGTTTCTCGATGTTCTTGTACGTCTCCCAAGGTCCGTATAAATCTTCGGCATCATATAGTCCTCCTACAACCATTACGGCTGGCTCTATATTTTCTAGGTGCTGTATAAGCCCTCTAGATTGCCAGAACTCATCATAGTTAGGATGTTCTTTTAATTGCGTCCAGAACTCATTAGTCTCATCATAATATTTATCCAAGTTTGATAAAGGACCTGTTTTCAAGAAAAAGTCAAACTGGTCATCACTATCTAAATCTGGAAAATCATACCAAGACTCTGTAGTAGGAGCATCTTTCTGGTAACCAAAAACTGCAGTTGCTCTCCAGTAGCTTAACAAATAAGCTCCGTTATGATGAAAATCATCAAAAAAGAAATCGCCTATACATGCTTGTGGTGATGCCGCTTTTAAAGCTGGATGACCACTTAACAAAGAATAAGTTGCATAAAACCCAGGGTAAGAAATACCCCATGTCCCTACGTTTCCGTTATTATTCTCTACGTTATTTACTAACCACTCTATCGTATCATAGGTATCACTAGCTTCATCTATTTGGGTTCCTGTTTTATTAGGAATAAATGCTCGCATGTTATCATACTTACCTTCACTCATCCAGCGACCACGCACATCTTGATATACGATAATATTACCCTCCTGCATTAAATAAGCATTAGGAGCTATCGCCGTACGCATTTGCCCCTCACCATAAGGCTTTGAACTATATGGCGTGCGCTGCATTAGAATAGGATACGATTTTGAGGTATCCTTTGGAGAGTAAATGGTTGTATGAAGATGCACGCCATCTCTCATTTTGATACGCACTTCTTGTTTGTTATAATGCTCAGAAACTTGATAGGTGGTATCCAAAATAGTTTCTCGAGATTGTGCAGATGACGCTTTCGCGAAAGCAAAAAAGCATACTATACAAAGTAGTTTAAAGGTGTAATTCATTTATTGATTGTTAAAGGTTGTGATGGCAGTTTTAAGCCAGTTTTCATACTTTTTTGCATCAGGAGTATAAGCTACAGGCTTGTTTAACGGTTTTTCATCATGATCCAGCATTACATAATATGGTGCTGCGACAAGATTATAACGTTCTATCTGGAAGTTACTCCACTTGTTACCTACTGTTTTAATGCGACGTCCTGAAGCACTTACTCCCTGCTCGGCTTCTGGAAGCTCTTCTTGAGAGTCTCCGTATAAAGATATCAAAACAACATCATTCTTTAAGATATTTAACACGCCCGGTTTAGACCACACTAGCTCTTCCATACGACGACAGTTTACACAAGCTTTTCCAGTAAAATCTAGCAGTACAGGTTTGCTCTCATTACGAGCATACTCCATACCTGCTTCATAATCTGTAAAGGATAATAATCCGTGCGGTCCTATTTCTGCATTTTCTGGAAACTCTGCCGTACTATTAGAGAGTGTAGGCTGCCCTCCTATTCCATAAGGCGACTCGCTATAATTCATAGGCGGTGGGAAACCACTTATAAGTTTAAGTGGCGCACCCCATAATCCAGGAATGAGGTATAAAATGAAAGCAGTAGTCATTATCCCAAGTAGTAATCTGCCCACAGAGATATTCTTTACTTCTGTGTCATGTGATAGTTGGATTTTACCAAATAAATATAGTGCTAGCCCAACCATGATTGCAATAAGCAATACTAAAAACACCTCGCGCTCTAGGTAATGACCATCAATTACCAAATCTGCATTTGATAAAAATTTAAGTGCTAGTCCAAGCTCTAAAAATCCTAAAACTACTTTTACTGTGTTAAGCCATCCGCCAGATTTTGGCAAACTATTTAACCACCCTGGAAACATTGCAAATAATGCAAATGGCAGCGCTATCGCAGTAGAGAATCCAAGCATACTTATAACTGGGGTAATACCGCCTTCTGTGATAGATTGTACTAGTGCAACGCCTACTATAGGACCCGTACAGCTAAAGGAAACGATAGCGAGTGCAAGCGCCATAAAAAATATACCTGCAAATCCTCCACGATCTGCTTTGCTGTCTATCTTATTTGCCCATTTTTGAGGAAGCATAATCTCAAAGGCTCCGAAAAATGAAACGGCAAATACTACTAGTAATATAAAGAACACTAGATTAAAAGTAACACTAGTAGAGACCTCAACAATTGCGGTAGCTCCAAAAATACCAGTTACTGTGAGTCCCAGTACTACATATATAATAATGATAGAGATGCCATAAATGATAGCATTACGTATACCAGCAGCTCGAGATTTACTTTGTTTTGTAAAGTAGCTCACCGTCATAGGGATCATAGGGAACACGCAAGGGGTAAAAAGAGCTGCAAGACCTCCTAGAAAAGATAGAAAAAATGTAGCCCACGAACCTTTGTTACTAGGTCCATTATCATCTATCACACCTTCCTCTTCTTCTCCTTTATCTTTTTGTGCTGGTGTTGCTCCATATTTTTCAAACTCATTATAATCTGTAAAGGCTTTGACTTTACCCGTTTTGAGGTTGTGAGCAATATAAAAGTCTTGTGGAATACACACTTCTTTACATACCTGATAGTTTATAACCGACTTGACAATGGTAATATCTTTATCTGTTAGCGTAATAGGCATAGATAGCTTAGGACGCTGTCCTGCATATTTAATCACATCCTCTTCAAAAATCTCATCGTAAGCGGTTTTGGTCTCGCTCTCTCGTGCAAATTTCTCACGGATAACACCTGCATCCTTTTGTAAAAACTCAAAGTTAAAAGGAATTCCAGCTGGAGTTTCTTGAGCATAGATATACCATCCATCTTCTACAGTGGCTTGGTAATGCAAGACATACTCAGTGTCTGACACTTTCTCTACAGATCCTTCCCAGGCTACGGGATCAAGTGTTACTTGAGTGATGCCAAATCCTTGTGCGGCCACTCCACTTACTATAAATAATAGTAGAGAAGTTGCTATAATGAATGCTTTACGCGTCATACGATTGTAAATTTTATTGTTTTTAGTGTAGTATCTACTACTTTAAAACGGTCGTCTGCTCTGTGGCCTATCACCCATATTACAGCATTATCACTGCACAAAAGCCAGACCTTTTTCTTTGCTATCAAAGATAACTTTTCATCTTTAAGATACTTACTCAACTTCTTCCTTCCTTTCATCCCATAAGGATAAAAGTAATCACCATCTTTCCACTTTCTGATGGTGAGTGGGTACCCTATAAGCGATGCATCTACTACTATCTCTTTTTTAGATAAACTAGTTACAACAGGTCCTTCTCCCACAGACAGTATTCCAAAATCTCCTTTAATACGTTCCTCTCCTTGCTGCCATTGATAAGAACGTGTGGTTTCCATCTTAATTACAGAAATAATTAACTTCTCTCTATTTTTTAATAAGCGATGCGTACTAGAGGTTATCTCTTTTCCAGACTGCGCCTGTGGCAACTTATAAATGTCATCCCAAGCAGTAAACCCATAAGGGGATAATAATTGATACAACACGGCTTCTGG includes:
- a CDS encoding biotin-dependent carboxyltransferase family protein, with the protein product MKPSISILHPGFYTTVQDNGREGYAHLGVPQSGAMDKHAFMIANAILNNIPHAAMLECTLLGPTIVFNHDVNFVITGSNAGATLDGAQVMEGVPVLAKAKQVLKMSKINGGSRSYLAFAGGLDSQTILGSKSWYYPLTPEGKLTVGMELPLGISKYGKSKGAHLKMQSQSGVIHSSVVTIKVYQGPEFSKLTYNQQQQLSDHVFTVSNLWNRMAIQLVEPLPNTLKGIYTSPVIPGTVQLTPSGKLIFLMNDCQTTGGYPRVLQVVASDLNKLAQMQQGSQFLLNVT
- the pxpB gene encoding 5-oxoprolinase subunit PxpB, with protein sequence MCQYNFHISRLGDYSLLIQIESPPSQDLLNWLLIKKATLSKLLNVELVHTYNELLVKKCISKDTSIDALVHQISTVLNIPVLNSDYNSVLYKIPVCYSNRFAPDLKEYASQVKCTIPEIIEIHTSREYPIYFLGFLPGFPYLENLDDRLHLDRKSVPSRSIAKGSVAIGGTQTGIYPQDSPGGWHVIGRTPILLFDATKATPGLFKAGDIIKFYAINEADFEKIAMSNNL
- the pxpA gene encoding 5-oxoprolinase subunit PxpA, whose translation is MMHIDLNSDVGEGVGNEAQLIPYLSSCNIACGGHAGDTATMLEVLAFAKISNVKIGAHPSYPDRKNFGREAMTISYELLKESITSQIKLLISLAAKSGQHVHHVKPHGALYNEAAKNEEIAHLIIDTILEIDDRLVLYVPHNSVIASLAVSKLAISIEGFADRNYNDDYSLVSRSSPAAVLTSHNAVLPHVLRMVKKRQLKTINNLTLPFDVDTLCVHGDTENALQIVKEIHQAFAQEHILIK
- a CDS encoding Nramp family divalent metal transporter, with product MNNKFKLSGPGVLVAAAFIGPGTVTVCTITGVAYGFTLLWAMVLSIIATIVLQEMAARIGLVSGKGLAGVIRDSLSNKITQTFAVILMLSAIAIGNAAYEAGNISGGVLGIEALGFSSSLSVGTLDINSWSLVLGILASIILFVGNYKVLERILVTLVIIMSIAFVTTAFVTKPDILAVLKGSFIPSFPDGSLLTIVALVGTTVVPYNLFLHASLVSEKWRNASDLPAARRDTIVAVILGGLVSMAIIICAAAIQGSEIKNAADLAQSLEPLFGDYARYFIGLGLGAAGLTSAITAPLAAAYVVQGCLGWKRDLKSAKFRAVWLTILILGIVFSSIGYSPVEIIQFAQVANGVLLPIIAGYLIWIVNKRDVLGNYVNSSLQNGISIVIWLVVFVLGARTILKVFGLL
- a CDS encoding PAS domain-containing sensor histidine kinase, which produces MISQKKSLDQTAHEAVSLNSFKKFLDQVEGFFFRIEFDKRSKKYSFPFITENAESLYGLTLEYLQDNAHVVSDLIYIDDRKLVLDAIYESMRTFNPWIQQFRFLLPSGAHGWVNIHATPEKLSENVVSWHGYATDITEMKNTQLELLRVKDRFEFALEGSEIGVWDWDIKNDEVYYSDKSLEFLEIPRDSILLSDSTWTDKVHPDDKQMYFDDMNAYFEGRTKYYSGQHRIFSSSGTYKWIQDKGKAVEWDEKGKPSRMIGTHVDITAMKEFEEDILSKNKLIESHNGRLKNFALIVSHNLRTHAGNLKSILQLIDDAESPEEKKELAPYLNDISDGLSGTINNLNDIASSNRSLSDTPKLILLREYIDKTINTLQAQITEKDVVVICDIPNDIQITYNAAYLESILFNLISNAVKYSDSNRQSIVKINAEMISINDLLLSVEDNGLGLDLNANGGKLFGLYKTFHRNEDAKGLGLFMTKNQIEDMGDEISVSSVKGEGSIFSVLFKNKLP
- a CDS encoding YifB family Mg chelatase-like AAA ATPase — translated: MLTKVYGSAVFGVDATTITIEVNVDKGVGYHLVGLPDNAIKESSYRIAAALQNNGYKIPGKKLILNMSPADLRKEGSAYDLPLATGILIATEQIKGDEVEKYILMGELSLDGGLQPIKGALPIAIKAREEGYKGFILPAQNAKEAAIVDGLDVYGVENISEVIAFFDKGTPLEPTVIDTRAEFYKNLEHPEFDFADVKGQESIKRCMEIAAAGGHNIILIGPPGSGKTMISKRLPSILPPMSLREALETTKIHSVVGRVKEHQGLMSERPFRSPHHTISDVALVGGGAYPQPGEISLSHNGVLFLDELPEFKRSVLEVMRQPLEDREVTISRARFTVTYPSSFMLVASMNPSPGGYFNDPNAPVTSSPAEMQRYLSKISGPLLDRIDIHIEVTPVPFEKLSDETKAESSVDIRKRVTAARELQVERFRESVKTNYNAQMNVKQIRKYCALDDASKELLKTAMERLNLSARAYDRILKVSRTIADLEGAAIVTGTHISEAIQYRSLDRDGWLG
- a CDS encoding CocE/NonD family hydrolase produces the protein MNYTFKLLCIVCFFAFAKASSAQSRETILDTTYQVSEHYNKQEVRIKMRDGVHLHTTIYSPKDTSKSYPILMQRTPYSSKPYGEGQMRTAIAPNAYLMQEGNIIVYQDVRGRWMSEGKYDNMRAFIPNKTGTQIDEASDTYDTIEWLVNNVENNNGNVGTWGISYPGFYATYSLLSGHPALKAASPQACIGDFFFDDFHHNGAYLLSYWRATAVFGYQKDAPTTESWYDFPDLDSDDQFDFFLKTGPLSNLDKYYDETNEFWTQLKEHPNYDEFWQSRGLIQHLENIEPAVMVVGGLYDAEDLYGPWETYKNIEKRSNNYNTVVFGPWSHGDWARNKPRQAVGNVYFGDNISDYFQRDIETKFFNHFLKGGDKDGATGLPEAHIFDSGSKEWNSFEQWPPKKAMPASFFLGKDNALTGSPSSKYDAEKFVSDPANPVPYAEGKKMVFTPRKYMSDDQRFAAAREDVLVYETPVLDDDLTLVGDIMAKLNVATTGTSADWIVKIIDVYPDDVPNTQETEEGVEMAGYHQMVRSEVMRGRFRKSFERPQPFVAGEKDEVFVKLQDVLHTFKKGHKLQVQIQSTWFPLIDLNPQTYVDNIFEAKEEDFTKQTHSVFHSSKIEFNILTK
- a CDS encoding protein-disulfide reductase DsbD family protein, producing the protein MTRKAFIIATSLLLFIVSGVAAQGFGITQVTLDPVAWEGSVEKVSDTEYVLHYQATVEDGWYIYAQETPAGIPFNFEFLQKDAGVIREKFARESETKTAYDEIFEEDVIKYAGQRPKLSMPITLTDKDITIVKSVINYQVCKEVCIPQDFYIAHNLKTGKVKAFTDYNEFEKYGATPAQKDKGEEEEGVIDDNGPSNKGSWATFFLSFLGGLAALFTPCVFPMIPMTVSYFTKQSKSRAAGIRNAIIYGISIIIIYVVLGLTVTGIFGATAIVEVSTSVTFNLVFFILLVVFAVSFFGAFEIMLPQKWANKIDSKADRGGFAGIFFMALALAIVSFSCTGPIVGVALVQSITEGGITPVISMLGFSTAIALPFALFAMFPGWLNSLPKSGGWLNTVKVVLGFLELGLALKFLSNADLVIDGHYLEREVFLVLLIAIMVGLALYLFGKIQLSHDTEVKNISVGRLLLGIMTTAFILYLIPGLWGAPLKLISGFPPPMNYSESPYGIGGQPTLSNSTAEFPENAEIGPHGLLSFTDYEAGMEYARNESKPVLLDFTGKACVNCRRMEELVWSKPGVLNILKNDVVLISLYGDSQEELPEAEQGVSASGRRIKTVGNKWSNFQIERYNLVAAPYYVMLDHDEKPLNKPVAYTPDAKKYENWLKTAITTFNNQ